A single region of the Streptomyces sp. NBC_00425 genome encodes:
- a CDS encoding DUF3618 domain-containing protein gives MAETSDTRTPAQIEADIRARREVLAETLDEIGVRVHPKTIVGDVKAKVVANVDHTLGRAYVQVNRVVSDVKAQFVDEEGAPRLERVVPVALVVVGVVGLLAFGPRRRRG, from the coding sequence GTGGCGGAGACGTCGGACACCAGGACCCCGGCGCAGATCGAGGCGGACATCAGGGCCCGTCGCGAGGTGCTGGCGGAGACGCTGGACGAGATCGGGGTGCGGGTGCACCCGAAGACCATTGTCGGGGACGTCAAGGCCAAGGTCGTCGCCAACGTCGATCACACCCTCGGCCGGGCGTATGTGCAGGTGAACCGGGTGGTGAGTGACGTGAAGGCGCAGTTCGTGGACGAAGAGGGCGCGCCGCGGCTGGAGCGGGTGGTGCCGGTGGCGCTCGTGGTTGTGGGGGTCGTGGGGCTGCTGGCCTTCGGTCCGCGTCGCCGCAGGGGCTGA
- the rdgB gene encoding RdgB/HAM1 family non-canonical purine NTP pyrophosphatase has protein sequence MTRLILATRNAGKITELRSILADAGLPHDLVGADAYPDIPDVRETGVTFAENALLKAHALARATGHPAVADDSGLCVDVLNGAPGIFSARWSGTHGDDKANLDLLLAQLSDIADEHRGAHFACAAALALPDGTERVVEGRLTGVLRFAPTGTNGFGYDPILQPDGETRTCAELTAEEKNAISHRGKAFRGLVPAVRELLG, from the coding sequence ATGACCCGCCTGATCCTCGCCACCCGCAACGCCGGAAAGATCACCGAACTCAGGTCGATCCTCGCCGACGCAGGACTGCCCCACGACCTCGTCGGCGCGGACGCCTACCCCGACATCCCCGACGTCAGGGAAACCGGCGTCACCTTCGCCGAGAACGCGCTCCTCAAGGCCCACGCCCTCGCCCGGGCCACCGGCCACCCGGCCGTCGCCGACGACTCGGGCCTCTGCGTGGACGTCCTGAACGGCGCCCCCGGCATCTTCTCGGCCCGCTGGTCCGGCACGCACGGCGACGACAAGGCCAACCTCGACCTCCTCCTGGCCCAGCTGTCCGACATCGCGGACGAACACCGCGGCGCCCACTTCGCCTGCGCGGCGGCCCTGGCCCTCCCGGACGGCACGGAACGCGTCGTCGAGGGCCGGCTGACGGGCGTCCTGCGCTTCGCGCCCACGGGCACGAACGGCTTCGGCTACGACCCGATCCTCCAGCCCGACGGCGAGACGCGCACGTGCGCGGAACTGACGGCGGAGGAGAAGAACGCGATCAGCCACCGAGGCAAGGCGTTCCGAGGGCTGGTACCGGCGGTACGGGAGCTGCTGGGCTGA
- a CDS encoding GroES family chaperonin, translating to MSAKRDDLDPQHDKLPIRMLHDRVLVRQEAGEGERRSGGGILIPATAAVGRRLAWAQVVAVGQNVRTVEPGDRVLYDPEDRAEVEVRGVAYVLMRERDLHAVAADRFEGSQDSTGLYL from the coding sequence GTGAGCGCCAAGAGAGACGACCTCGATCCGCAGCACGACAAGCTGCCCATCCGGATGCTGCACGACCGTGTGCTCGTGCGGCAGGAGGCCGGTGAGGGCGAGCGGCGTTCGGGTGGCGGGATTCTGATTCCCGCCACTGCGGCCGTCGGGCGTCGGCTGGCGTGGGCGCAGGTGGTCGCGGTGGGGCAGAACGTGCGGACGGTGGAGCCGGGCGACCGTGTGCTGTACGACCCGGAGGACCGTGCGGAGGTGGAGGTGCGGGGCGTGGCGTATGTGCTGATGCGGGAGCGCGACCTGCACGCCGTGGCCGCGGACCGGTTCGAGGGGTCGCAGGACTCCACGGGGCTGTATCTCTGA
- the bcp gene encoding thioredoxin-dependent thiol peroxidase, producing the protein MSERLQPGDVAPAFTLSDADGNQVSLSDHKGRKVIVYFYPAALTPGCTKQACDFTDNLDLLTAAGYDVLGISPDSPEKLGKFRDKESLKVTLLADPEKTALDAYGAFGEKKNYGKTYMGVIRSTIVVDEEGKVEHALYNVRATGHVAKIIKDLGI; encoded by the coding sequence ATGAGCGAGCGACTCCAGCCCGGGGACGTGGCCCCCGCATTCACCCTCTCCGACGCCGACGGCAACCAGGTGTCCCTGTCGGACCACAAGGGCCGCAAGGTCATCGTCTACTTCTACCCGGCCGCCCTGACCCCCGGCTGCACGAAGCAGGCCTGCGACTTCACCGACAACCTCGACCTCCTGACCGCCGCGGGCTACGACGTCCTCGGCATCTCCCCGGACAGCCCCGAGAAGCTGGGCAAGTTCCGCGACAAGGAGTCCCTGAAGGTCACCCTCCTGGCCGACCCCGAGAAGACCGCCCTCGACGCGTACGGCGCGTTCGGCGAGAAGAAGAACTACGGCAAGACGTACATGGGTGTCATCCGCTCCACGATCGTCGTGGACGAGGAGGGCAAGGTCGAACACGCCCTCTACAACGTCCGCGCCACGGGCCACGTCGCCAAGATCATCAAGGACCTGGGCATCTGA